In one window of Nicotiana tabacum cultivar K326 chromosome 12, ASM71507v2, whole genome shotgun sequence DNA:
- the LOC107812239 gene encoding protein SAWADEE HOMEODOMAIN HOMOLOG 2 isoform X2 translates to MGRPPSNGGPTFRFNATEVAEMEAILQAHNATMPAREVLVALAEKFSSSAERSGKIMVQMKQVWNWFQNRRYAIRAKTAKVPGKFSTPSVPQSDPAMVRAPAKLSTSPVPQSDPAAVRIMPQAPQPIPSPQVKSMPQAPQPLPAPSVAVQNVGRSASDNIQMEFEAKSARDGAWYDVASFLSHRSVETADPEVLVRFAGFGAEEDEWVNVRKHVRQRSLPCESSECVAVLPGDLILCFQEGKEQALYFDAHVLDAQRRRHDVRGCRCRFLVRYDHDQSEEIVPLRKVCRRPETDYRLQQLNAESLKQQKIGNDITRGNTTKVYPPAETTQKAQTESRIIAAEPTQKQPAPEDTTKPVPNFAPMQLQKSSTDSLTGNTLAETTPQCMEEMTEKPVAGTTEVPDEAPEKSPVEAPAETAGKSPAETTLEPPAASTSKPDEAPEEPPTETTLKPPAASTTKPDEAAEQPPAEATLKPPAPSTSNPDEAPEEPPAETTLEPPADSTSKPAEEPEEPPAETSLKPPADSISKPAEAPAEQPKEEEHVYAGATAASMDHDNASV, encoded by the exons TTCTTCAGCGGAGAGATCTGGAAAAATTATGGTTCAAATGAAACAA GTTTGGAACTGGTTCCAGAATAGACGATATGCTATTAGAGCAAAAACAGCTAAGGTTCCTGGTAAATTTAGTACCCCGTCAGTGCCTCAAAGTGATCCAGCTATGGTAAGAGCTCCTGCAAAATTGAGTACATCACCTGTGCCTCAGAGTGATCCAGCTGCAGTAAGGATTATGCCCCAAGCCCCTCAACCGATACCTTCTCCTCAAG TGAAATCAATGCCCCAAGCGCCTCAACCTCTACCTGCTCCATCAG TGGCAGTACAAAATGTGGGCAGGAGTGCTTCAGATAACATTCAAATGGAGTTTGAAGCTAAATCTGCAAGAGATGGTGCATG GTATGATGTAGCAAGCTTCCTATCACATAGATCCGTGGAGACTGCTGATCCG GAAGTCCTTGTTCGATTCGCGGGGTTTGGAGCAGAGGAGGATGAGTGGGTAAATGTACGTAAGCACGTAAGACAGCGATCCCTTCCATGTGAATCGTCAGAATGTGTTGCAGTTCTCCCTGGCGATCTGATTCTTTGCTTCCAG GAAGGCAAAGAGCAGGCTCTCTACTTTGATGCGCATGTCCTTGATGCTCAAAGACGCAGACATGATGTGAGAGGTTGCCGTTGTCGGTTTCTGGTTCGTTATGATCATGATCAGTCTGAG GAAATTGTTCCTCTGAGAAAGGTTTGTCGTCGGCCTGAAACTGACTATAGGTTGCAGCAACTAAATGCTGAATCTCTGAAGCAGCAAAAAATAGGTAACGACATCACAAGGGGCAACACTACAAAGGTTTATCCTCCAGCTGAAACAACACAGAAAGCTCAAACTGAATCAAGGATAATAGCAGCAGAACCAACACAAAAGCAGCCTGCACCGGAGGACACCACCAAGCCAGTACCCAATTTTGCTCCTATGCAGCTGCAGAAATCTAGTACTGATTCTCTAACAGGAAATACTTTGGCGGAAACAACACCCCAGTGTATGGAAGAAATGACAGAGAAGCCTGTAGCTGGAACAACTGAGGTGCCAGATGAAGCACCAGAGAAGTCTCCTGTTGAAGCACCAGCTGAAACAGCAGGAAAGTCTCCTGCTGAAACAACTCTTGAGCCTCCGGCTGCTTCAACGTCGAAGCCAGATGAAGCACCAGAGGAGCCTCCTACTGAAACAACTCTTAAGCCTCCGGCTGCTTCAACAACGAAGCCAGATGAAGCAGCAGAGCAGCCTCCTGCTGAAGCAACTCTTAAGCCTCCGGCTCCTTCAACATCAAATCCAGATGAAGCACCAGAAGAGCCTCCTGCTGAAACAACTCTTGAGCCTCCAGCTGATTCAACGTCGAAGCCAGCTGAAGAACCAGAGGAGCCTCCTGCTGAAACTAGTCTTAAACCTCCGGCTGATTCTATATCAAAGCCAGCCGAAGCACCAGCGGAGCAGCCTAAGGAAGAGGAACATGTCTATGCTGGAGCAACTGCAGCTTCCATGGATCATGATAATGCATCTGTATAA
- the LOC107812239 gene encoding protein SAWADEE HOMEODOMAIN HOMOLOG 2 isoform X1, protein MGRPPSNGGPTFRFNATEVAEMEAILQAHNATMPAREVLVALAEKFSSSAERSGKIMVQMKQVWNWFQNRRYAIRAKTAKVPGKFSTPSVPQSDPAMVRAPAKLSTSPVPQSDPAAVRIMPQAPQPIPSPQVTVKSMPQAPQPLPAPSVAVQNVGRSASDNIQMEFEAKSARDGAWYDVASFLSHRSVETADPEVLVRFAGFGAEEDEWVNVRKHVRQRSLPCESSECVAVLPGDLILCFQEGKEQALYFDAHVLDAQRRRHDVRGCRCRFLVRYDHDQSEEIVPLRKVCRRPETDYRLQQLNAESLKQQKIGNDITRGNTTKVYPPAETTQKAQTESRIIAAEPTQKQPAPEDTTKPVPNFAPMQLQKSSTDSLTGNTLAETTPQCMEEMTEKPVAGTTEVPDEAPEKSPVEAPAETAGKSPAETTLEPPAASTSKPDEAPEEPPTETTLKPPAASTTKPDEAAEQPPAEATLKPPAPSTSNPDEAPEEPPAETTLEPPADSTSKPAEEPEEPPAETSLKPPADSISKPAEAPAEQPKEEEHVYAGATAASMDHDNASV, encoded by the exons TTCTTCAGCGGAGAGATCTGGAAAAATTATGGTTCAAATGAAACAA GTTTGGAACTGGTTCCAGAATAGACGATATGCTATTAGAGCAAAAACAGCTAAGGTTCCTGGTAAATTTAGTACCCCGTCAGTGCCTCAAAGTGATCCAGCTATGGTAAGAGCTCCTGCAAAATTGAGTACATCACCTGTGCCTCAGAGTGATCCAGCTGCAGTAAGGATTATGCCCCAAGCCCCTCAACCGATACCTTCTCCTCAAG TTACAGTGAAATCAATGCCCCAAGCGCCTCAACCTCTACCTGCTCCATCAG TGGCAGTACAAAATGTGGGCAGGAGTGCTTCAGATAACATTCAAATGGAGTTTGAAGCTAAATCTGCAAGAGATGGTGCATG GTATGATGTAGCAAGCTTCCTATCACATAGATCCGTGGAGACTGCTGATCCG GAAGTCCTTGTTCGATTCGCGGGGTTTGGAGCAGAGGAGGATGAGTGGGTAAATGTACGTAAGCACGTAAGACAGCGATCCCTTCCATGTGAATCGTCAGAATGTGTTGCAGTTCTCCCTGGCGATCTGATTCTTTGCTTCCAG GAAGGCAAAGAGCAGGCTCTCTACTTTGATGCGCATGTCCTTGATGCTCAAAGACGCAGACATGATGTGAGAGGTTGCCGTTGTCGGTTTCTGGTTCGTTATGATCATGATCAGTCTGAG GAAATTGTTCCTCTGAGAAAGGTTTGTCGTCGGCCTGAAACTGACTATAGGTTGCAGCAACTAAATGCTGAATCTCTGAAGCAGCAAAAAATAGGTAACGACATCACAAGGGGCAACACTACAAAGGTTTATCCTCCAGCTGAAACAACACAGAAAGCTCAAACTGAATCAAGGATAATAGCAGCAGAACCAACACAAAAGCAGCCTGCACCGGAGGACACCACCAAGCCAGTACCCAATTTTGCTCCTATGCAGCTGCAGAAATCTAGTACTGATTCTCTAACAGGAAATACTTTGGCGGAAACAACACCCCAGTGTATGGAAGAAATGACAGAGAAGCCTGTAGCTGGAACAACTGAGGTGCCAGATGAAGCACCAGAGAAGTCTCCTGTTGAAGCACCAGCTGAAACAGCAGGAAAGTCTCCTGCTGAAACAACTCTTGAGCCTCCGGCTGCTTCAACGTCGAAGCCAGATGAAGCACCAGAGGAGCCTCCTACTGAAACAACTCTTAAGCCTCCGGCTGCTTCAACAACGAAGCCAGATGAAGCAGCAGAGCAGCCTCCTGCTGAAGCAACTCTTAAGCCTCCGGCTCCTTCAACATCAAATCCAGATGAAGCACCAGAAGAGCCTCCTGCTGAAACAACTCTTGAGCCTCCAGCTGATTCAACGTCGAAGCCAGCTGAAGAACCAGAGGAGCCTCCTGCTGAAACTAGTCTTAAACCTCCGGCTGATTCTATATCAAAGCCAGCCGAAGCACCAGCGGAGCAGCCTAAGGAAGAGGAACATGTCTATGCTGGAGCAACTGCAGCTTCCATGGATCATGATAATGCATCTGTATAA
- the LOC107812239 gene encoding protein SAWADEE HOMEODOMAIN HOMOLOG 2 isoform X3, with protein MGRPPSNGGPTFRFNATEVAEMEAILQAHNATMPAREVLVALAEKFSSSAERSGKIMVQMKQVWNWFQNRRYAIRAKTAKVPGKFSTPSVPQSDPAMVRAPAKLSTSPVPQSDPAAVRIMPQAPQPIPSPQVAVQNVGRSASDNIQMEFEAKSARDGAWYDVASFLSHRSVETADPEVLVRFAGFGAEEDEWVNVRKHVRQRSLPCESSECVAVLPGDLILCFQEGKEQALYFDAHVLDAQRRRHDVRGCRCRFLVRYDHDQSEEIVPLRKVCRRPETDYRLQQLNAESLKQQKIGNDITRGNTTKVYPPAETTQKAQTESRIIAAEPTQKQPAPEDTTKPVPNFAPMQLQKSSTDSLTGNTLAETTPQCMEEMTEKPVAGTTEVPDEAPEKSPVEAPAETAGKSPAETTLEPPAASTSKPDEAPEEPPTETTLKPPAASTTKPDEAAEQPPAEATLKPPAPSTSNPDEAPEEPPAETTLEPPADSTSKPAEEPEEPPAETSLKPPADSISKPAEAPAEQPKEEEHVYAGATAASMDHDNASV; from the exons TTCTTCAGCGGAGAGATCTGGAAAAATTATGGTTCAAATGAAACAA GTTTGGAACTGGTTCCAGAATAGACGATATGCTATTAGAGCAAAAACAGCTAAGGTTCCTGGTAAATTTAGTACCCCGTCAGTGCCTCAAAGTGATCCAGCTATGGTAAGAGCTCCTGCAAAATTGAGTACATCACCTGTGCCTCAGAGTGATCCAGCTGCAGTAAGGATTATGCCCCAAGCCCCTCAACCGATACCTTCTCCTCAAG TGGCAGTACAAAATGTGGGCAGGAGTGCTTCAGATAACATTCAAATGGAGTTTGAAGCTAAATCTGCAAGAGATGGTGCATG GTATGATGTAGCAAGCTTCCTATCACATAGATCCGTGGAGACTGCTGATCCG GAAGTCCTTGTTCGATTCGCGGGGTTTGGAGCAGAGGAGGATGAGTGGGTAAATGTACGTAAGCACGTAAGACAGCGATCCCTTCCATGTGAATCGTCAGAATGTGTTGCAGTTCTCCCTGGCGATCTGATTCTTTGCTTCCAG GAAGGCAAAGAGCAGGCTCTCTACTTTGATGCGCATGTCCTTGATGCTCAAAGACGCAGACATGATGTGAGAGGTTGCCGTTGTCGGTTTCTGGTTCGTTATGATCATGATCAGTCTGAG GAAATTGTTCCTCTGAGAAAGGTTTGTCGTCGGCCTGAAACTGACTATAGGTTGCAGCAACTAAATGCTGAATCTCTGAAGCAGCAAAAAATAGGTAACGACATCACAAGGGGCAACACTACAAAGGTTTATCCTCCAGCTGAAACAACACAGAAAGCTCAAACTGAATCAAGGATAATAGCAGCAGAACCAACACAAAAGCAGCCTGCACCGGAGGACACCACCAAGCCAGTACCCAATTTTGCTCCTATGCAGCTGCAGAAATCTAGTACTGATTCTCTAACAGGAAATACTTTGGCGGAAACAACACCCCAGTGTATGGAAGAAATGACAGAGAAGCCTGTAGCTGGAACAACTGAGGTGCCAGATGAAGCACCAGAGAAGTCTCCTGTTGAAGCACCAGCTGAAACAGCAGGAAAGTCTCCTGCTGAAACAACTCTTGAGCCTCCGGCTGCTTCAACGTCGAAGCCAGATGAAGCACCAGAGGAGCCTCCTACTGAAACAACTCTTAAGCCTCCGGCTGCTTCAACAACGAAGCCAGATGAAGCAGCAGAGCAGCCTCCTGCTGAAGCAACTCTTAAGCCTCCGGCTCCTTCAACATCAAATCCAGATGAAGCACCAGAAGAGCCTCCTGCTGAAACAACTCTTGAGCCTCCAGCTGATTCAACGTCGAAGCCAGCTGAAGAACCAGAGGAGCCTCCTGCTGAAACTAGTCTTAAACCTCCGGCTGATTCTATATCAAAGCCAGCCGAAGCACCAGCGGAGCAGCCTAAGGAAGAGGAACATGTCTATGCTGGAGCAACTGCAGCTTCCATGGATCATGATAATGCATCTGTATAA